The Theileria orientalis strain Shintoku DNA, chromosome 3, complete genome genome window below encodes:
- a CDS encoding uncharacterized protein (translation machinery associated TMA7 family protein) — protein sequence MPAGTQGGKKKPLKAPKKVSVLTEEDLEFKKKDAELKRKDEEARKLLLAKMALKKK from the exons ATGCCAGCTGGTACACAg ggAGGTAAAAAAAAGCCATTAAAGGCCCCAAAAAAAGTCAGTGTTTTAACTGAGGAGGATTTGGAATTTAAGAAGAAAGATGCAGAATTAAAAAG GAAAGACGAAGAAGCTAGGAAACTGCTATTAGCAAAAATGGCcttaaagaaaaaataa